A part of Sporichthyaceae bacterium genomic DNA contains:
- a CDS encoding Crp/Fnr family transcriptional regulator — protein MDDILALCADLPERTFQSGSDLLAEGSRSGEIHVLVEGTVGIEVGGVLVKRVSEPGAFLGEMSALLGTAHSARVVALTDCRTKVMPAAQATANPDLLLGMARLLAARLHAMTGYLADLRHQYADSDTHLGLMADVLSELTSARPSGISPGSARPDQPDY, from the coding sequence GTGGACGACATTCTCGCGCTGTGTGCCGACCTGCCCGAACGGACGTTCCAGTCCGGGTCGGACCTGCTCGCCGAGGGGTCCCGGAGTGGGGAGATTCACGTCCTGGTCGAGGGCACGGTCGGCATCGAGGTCGGCGGGGTGCTGGTCAAGCGGGTCTCCGAGCCGGGTGCGTTCCTCGGGGAGATGTCAGCGCTGTTGGGCACCGCTCACTCGGCGCGCGTGGTGGCGCTGACCGACTGCCGGACCAAGGTGATGCCCGCCGCGCAGGCCACCGCGAACCCGGACCTGCTGTTGGGCATGGCCCGGCTGTTGGCCGCGCGGCTCCACGCGATGACCGGGTACCTGGCCGACCTGCGCCACCAGTACGCCGACTCGGACACGCATCTGGGGCTGATGGCCGACGTGCTCTCCGAGCTGACCTCGGCCCGCCCGTCCGGCATCAGCCCGGGCTCGGCCCGCCCGGACCAACCCGACTACTGA
- a CDS encoding cyclic nucleotide-binding domain-containing protein produces MEHCEDRLLDGVELGLGEAAELPLERLDILRDLSPDELALLEPLLQTRRFAADEVIVREGEHADEVFFLAAGSATARLRAGADPTGAAGAVRGRRLRTFGAGVAFGETALYERARRTADVIADDPVVCRVLGVADLRELAEDHPRVYAKVLIGAGNNLSRLLLRASGQIRALDA; encoded by the coding sequence TTGGAGCACTGCGAGGATCGGCTGTTGGACGGCGTCGAACTGGGTCTGGGTGAGGCCGCCGAGCTGCCGCTCGAGCGCCTGGACATCCTGCGGGACCTGTCCCCTGACGAACTCGCGCTCCTCGAGCCGCTCCTACAGACCCGACGTTTCGCCGCTGACGAGGTCATCGTGCGCGAAGGTGAGCACGCCGACGAGGTCTTCTTCCTGGCGGCGGGCAGCGCCACCGCGCGGCTGCGCGCCGGCGCGGACCCCACCGGCGCGGCCGGCGCAGTCCGCGGGAGACGTCTGCGCACGTTCGGTGCCGGGGTCGCGTTCGGTGAGACCGCCCTGTACGAACGGGCCAGACGCACCGCGGATGTTATCGCCGACGACCCGGTGGTCTGCCGGGTACTCGGCGTCGCGGACCTGCGGGAACTCGCCGAGGATCATCCCCGGGTCTACGCAAAGGTGTTGATCGGGGCCGGGAACAACCTGTCCCGTCTGCTGCTGCGGGCCTCCGGGCAGATCCGCGCCCTCGACGCCTGA